The Thermodesulfobacteriota bacterium genome has a window encoding:
- a CDS encoding Gfo/Idh/MocA family oxidoreductase, which translates to MTDIRVGVIGVGYLGYFHAEKYARLPGVQLVGVVDRSDERAAQVAETFGTRAFRDYRDLLPLVDAVSVVVPTVAHYPVATACLSAGRHVLLEKPMTTTLAEADELIAMAQRQGLVLQIGHLERYNPALLAMEGHLTRPMFIESHRIGPFKPRGTDVDVVLDLMIHDIDIVLSLVPADLSFMHAVGVPVVTPSTDIANVRMVFANGCTANLTVSRVSRETMRRVRIFQPKTYISVDYATRKIFVVRLADTLGPDGLPDREVQELAFGDHDALAAEVADFVDAVRRGRPPKVDGAAGRRALAVALEIMAQIRGQIDRYRQELGLGAP; encoded by the coding sequence GTGACGGACATTCGGGTGGGGGTGATCGGGGTCGGCTATCTGGGCTATTTCCATGCGGAAAAGTACGCCCGCCTGCCCGGGGTGCAGTTGGTGGGGGTGGTGGACCGGAGCGACGAGCGGGCGGCCCAGGTGGCCGAGACCTTCGGCACCCGGGCCTTCCGGGACTACCGCGACCTTCTGCCCCTGGTGGACGCGGTGAGCGTGGTGGTGCCCACCGTGGCCCACTACCCGGTGGCCACCGCCTGCCTTTCCGCCGGACGGCATGTGCTGCTGGAAAAGCCCATGACCACCACCCTGGCCGAGGCCGACGAACTGATCGCCATGGCTCAGCGGCAGGGGCTGGTGCTGCAGATCGGCCATCTCGAGCGCTACAACCCGGCCCTCCTCGCCATGGAGGGCCACCTGACCCGGCCGATGTTCATCGAGAGCCACCGGATCGGGCCCTTCAAGCCCCGGGGCACCGACGTGGATGTGGTTCTGGATCTCATGATCCATGACATCGATATCGTCTTGTCCCTGGTGCCGGCTGACCTGTCCTTCATGCACGCGGTGGGAGTGCCGGTGGTCACCCCCAGCACGGACATCGCCAACGTCCGGATGGTGTTCGCCAACGGCTGCACCGCCAACCTCACCGTCAGCCGGGTCTCCCGGGAGACCATGCGCCGGGTGCGCATCTTCCAGCCCAAGACCTACATCTCCGTGGACTACGCCACCAGGAAGATCTTTGTCGTCCGGCTGGCCGACACCCTGGGGCCGGACGGGCTGCCGGACCGGGAGGTCCAGGAGCTGGCCTTCGGCGACCACGATGCCCTGGCCGCCGAGGTGGCGGATTTCGTGGACGCCGTCCGCCGCGGCCGGCCGCCGAAGGTGGACGGCGCCGCCGGCCGCCGCGCCCTGGCTGTGGCTCTGGAGATCATGGCCCAGATCCGGGGGCAGATCGATCGCTACCGCCAGGAGCTGGGCCTCGGTGCGCCCTGA
- a CDS encoding PEP-CTERM sorting domain-containing protein codes for MTRSRTRFTLLICAMGLFGLLGLGAATSAQASTYNFLNLTANDPGNAAAGEAQLGLEVTDLGGQQVLWRVSNTGTVTSVVEQVFWDLPASLSYELEFGGGGGGAVSFSEDNHPGNLPGGNSIGFETSVSFSADSPAPTKGVGLGEYADFRMTMDGPATYADIIASLATGETRLGLHVISFPNGGSEGFVNAVPVPGSLLLLGSGLVGLLGLRRRPRG; via the coding sequence ATGACAAGAAGCAGAACGAGATTCACCCTGCTCATATGCGCCATGGGCCTGTTCGGGCTCCTGGGCCTTGGTGCCGCCACCTCGGCCCAGGCCAGCACCTACAACTTCCTCAACCTCACCGCCAACGATCCCGGCAATGCCGCGGCCGGCGAGGCGCAGCTCGGCCTGGAGGTGACGGACCTGGGCGGGCAGCAGGTGCTTTGGCGGGTCTCGAACACCGGCACGGTGACCTCGGTGGTGGAGCAGGTCTTCTGGGACCTGCCGGCCAGCCTGTCTTACGAGCTGGAATTCGGCGGCGGCGGGGGAGGCGCTGTCAGCTTTTCTGAGGACAACCATCCAGGCAACCTGCCAGGGGGCAACAGCATCGGTTTTGAGACCAGCGTCTCGTTCAGTGCCGACTCGCCGGCCCCCACCAAAGGCGTTGGGCTGGGGGAGTACGCGGATTTCCGGATGACGATGGACGGGCCCGCGACCTATGCTGACATCATCGCCAGCCTTGCCACCGGCGAGACCAGGCTCGGCCTGCATGTGATCAGCTTCCCGAACGGGGGGAGTGAAGGGTTTGTCAATGCGGTGCCGGTGCCGGGCAGCCTGCTGCTGCTGGGCTCCGGTCTCGTGGGCCTGCTGGGGCTGCGCCGGCGGCCCCGAGGCTGA
- a CDS encoding branched-chain amino acid ABC transporter substrate-binding protein has product MTMLRIVKGLALTASLAAAGLFLARPAAAADSIRIAVAGPITGSYAQFGAQLSKGAKLAVQHVNARGGILGKSVELVPGDDACDPKQARAVANYLANQGVAAVIGHFCSSSTLPASEVYAEEGVLQITPASTNPAVTERGIATLFRVCGRDDQQGGSAARYIAERSEASRVAVIHDKTTYGQGLADETRKALAARGKTEVLYEGISIGDKDFSALVSKMKAQGVDFIYFGGLHAEAALLLRQARDQGLAAPFMSGDGIVDKAFADIAGPAADGVLMTFQSDPRKLPGAQALVAEFRDQEQYDPEGYTLLSYAALQVLAAAMDGAGSTDAGKVSAFMKAHPFETVLGTLHFDAKGDLSASPYVIYRWQGGTYAELPE; this is encoded by the coding sequence ATGACCATGCTGCGCATCGTCAAGGGACTGGCCCTGACCGCCAGCCTGGCGGCTGCCGGCCTCTTCCTGGCCCGGCCGGCGGCGGCCGCCGACAGCATTCGGATCGCGGTGGCCGGCCCGATCACCGGCTCCTACGCCCAGTTCGGCGCCCAGCTCAGCAAGGGGGCGAAGCTGGCGGTCCAGCATGTCAACGCCCGGGGCGGCATCCTGGGCAAGAGCGTGGAGCTGGTGCCGGGCGATGATGCCTGCGACCCCAAGCAGGCCCGGGCGGTGGCCAATTATCTGGCCAACCAGGGCGTGGCGGCGGTGATCGGCCATTTCTGCTCCTCCTCCACCCTGCCCGCCTCGGAGGTCTACGCCGAGGAGGGGGTGCTCCAGATCACCCCGGCCTCCACCAATCCGGCGGTGACCGAACGGGGGATTGCCACCCTCTTCCGGGTCTGCGGCCGGGACGACCAGCAGGGCGGCTCCGCGGCCCGCTACATCGCCGAGCGCTCCGAGGCCAGCCGGGTGGCGGTGATCCACGACAAGACCACCTACGGCCAGGGCCTGGCCGATGAGACCAGGAAGGCCCTGGCGGCCCGCGGCAAGACCGAGGTGCTCTACGAGGGCATCTCCATCGGCGACAAGGACTTCTCGGCCCTGGTGAGCAAGATGAAGGCCCAGGGGGTCGATTTCATCTACTTCGGCGGCCTGCATGCCGAGGCGGCCCTGCTGCTCCGCCAGGCCCGGGACCAGGGATTGGCCGCCCCCTTCATGTCCGGCGACGGCATTGTCGACAAGGCCTTTGCCGACATCGCCGGCCCGGCCGCCGACGGGGTGCTCATGACCTTCCAGTCGGATCCCCGCAAGCTGCCGGGCGCTCAGGCCCTGGTGGCGGAGTTCCGGGACCAGGAGCAGTATGATCCCGAGGGGTACACCTTGTTGAGCTATGCGGCGCTCCAGGTCCTGGCCGCGGCCATGGATGGTGCCGGTTCCACCGACGCCGGCAAGGTCAGCGCCTTCATGAAGGCTCACCCCTTCGAGACGGTGCTCGGCACCCTCCATTTCGACGCCAAGGGGGATCTGTCCGCCAGCCCTTACGTGATCTACCGCTGGCAGGGCGGCACCTACGCCGAGCTGCCGGAATAG
- a CDS encoding branched-chain amino acid ABC transporter permease LivH (LivHMGF is the membrane component of the LIV-I/LS branched-chain amino acid transporter), whose protein sequence is MLYFVQQLANGITLGSIYALIAIGYTLVYGILGMINFAHGEIYMIGAYLGIITIGLAAVFGISSTPVALFLALLVAVVVTAAYGWTMERIAYRPLRRAPRLSPLISAIGMSLFFQNAVQLAQGAKDLALPPLLPGGFVFLADSRLPIQVSYVQAILVAVTVTVMAGLGLFIRLTRTGMAMRALEQDQVMAALLGVDVDRTIGQTFILGSALAALAGVLVSLHYGLVNFSIGFLAGIKAFTAAVLGGIGSVPGAMLGGVFLGLIEAMTSAYLSTELKDVFSFGILALVLIVRPTGILGRPHMEKV, encoded by the coding sequence ATGCTCTATTTCGTTCAACAGCTCGCCAACGGCATCACCCTGGGCAGCATCTACGCCCTCATCGCCATCGGCTACACCCTGGTCTATGGCATCCTGGGGATGATCAACTTTGCCCACGGCGAGATCTACATGATCGGTGCCTATCTGGGCATCATCACCATCGGTCTGGCAGCGGTCTTCGGCATCTCCTCCACGCCGGTGGCCCTCTTCCTGGCCCTGCTGGTGGCGGTGGTCGTGACCGCGGCCTACGGCTGGACCATGGAGCGGATCGCCTACCGGCCGCTGCGGCGGGCGCCGCGGCTGTCCCCCCTGATCTCGGCCATCGGCATGTCTCTGTTCTTCCAGAACGCGGTGCAGCTGGCCCAGGGCGCCAAGGACCTGGCCCTGCCGCCGCTTCTGCCGGGCGGCTTCGTCTTCTTGGCCGATTCCCGGCTGCCCATCCAGGTGAGCTATGTCCAGGCGATCCTGGTGGCCGTCACCGTGACGGTCATGGCGGGCCTGGGCCTCTTCATCAGGCTCACCCGGACCGGCATGGCCATGCGGGCCCTGGAGCAGGATCAGGTCATGGCCGCCCTGCTGGGGGTGGATGTGGACCGCACCATTGGCCAGACCTTCATCCTCGGCTCGGCCCTGGCTGCCCTGGCCGGGGTGCTGGTGTCGCTGCACTACGGGCTCGTGAACTTCTCCATCGGCTTTCTGGCCGGCATCAAGGCCTTCACCGCCGCGGTCCTGGGGGGCATCGGCTCGGTGCCCGGCGCCATGCTGGGCGGCGTCTTTTTGGGCCTCATCGAGGCCATGACCTCCGCCTACCTCAGCACCGAGCTCAAGGATGTCTTCTCCTTCGGCATCCTGGCCCTGGTGCTCATCGTCCGGCCGACCGGCATCCTCGGCCGGCCCCACATGGAGAAGGTCTGA
- the livM gene encoding high-affinity branched-chain amino acid ABC transporter permease LivM produces MAGRPSRCRALATALRDALWLGLLASPLVAFDLVPGYERQPRLHWQLDDLGIIVAGVFLARLAVLVAGCHHLGLRLSQLTSHGRQRLARAWQQGRRWPALTLTVLFGLAAAFPFAPFVSRTAIDVATLAGIYVVLGLGLNIVVGLAGLLDLGYVAFYAVGAYGYGLLYQYCDWSFWMALPVCGLAAGLAGLVLGFPVLRLKGDYLAIVTLGFGEIIRIVLNNWDSLTNGPNGIMGIPRPSLFGLEMSRVARDGGHTFHQFFGLDYDAGHRLIFLYLLVLGLMAGTMLVVERLKESRLGRAWVAMREDEIACAAMGIDTTLTKLAAFGLGAAWAGLAGAVYAARQGFVNPESFTFIESATILAIVVLGGMGSTAGVTCAALAVVIIPELVRELAGFRMLIFAAVMVGLMIVKPEGLLPARRRIYDLHPDDRRSLEQDRQSLAEVHRQ; encoded by the coding sequence ATGGCCGGGCGCCCCAGCCGCTGCCGGGCCCTGGCCACCGCCCTCCGGGACGCCCTGTGGCTGGGCCTTCTGGCCAGCCCGCTGGTGGCCTTTGATCTGGTGCCAGGCTATGAGCGGCAGCCGCGGCTGCACTGGCAGCTGGACGATCTGGGGATCATCGTCGCCGGCGTCTTCCTGGCCCGTCTGGCCGTTCTTGTCGCCGGCTGCCATCATCTGGGCCTGCGTCTTTCCCAGCTGACCAGCCACGGCCGGCAGCGACTGGCCAGGGCCTGGCAGCAGGGCCGCCGCTGGCCAGCCCTGACCCTGACCGTCCTTTTCGGGCTGGCGGCAGCCTTCCCCTTCGCGCCCTTCGTCTCCCGCACCGCCATCGACGTCGCCACCCTGGCCGGCATCTATGTGGTCCTGGGTCTGGGCCTCAACATCGTCGTCGGTCTGGCCGGTCTTCTGGATCTGGGCTATGTGGCCTTCTACGCGGTGGGCGCCTATGGCTACGGCCTGTTGTACCAGTACTGCGACTGGTCCTTCTGGATGGCCCTGCCGGTGTGCGGCCTGGCGGCCGGTCTCGCCGGTCTGGTGCTGGGCTTTCCGGTGCTCCGTCTCAAGGGCGACTACCTGGCCATCGTCACCTTGGGCTTCGGCGAGATCATCCGCATCGTGCTCAACAACTGGGACTCCCTCACCAACGGGCCGAACGGCATCATGGGCATCCCCCGGCCCAGCCTCTTCGGCCTGGAGATGAGCCGGGTCGCCCGGGACGGCGGCCACACCTTCCACCAGTTCTTCGGCCTCGATTACGATGCCGGCCACCGGCTCATCTTCCTCTATCTTCTGGTGCTGGGGCTTATGGCCGGCACCATGCTCGTGGTGGAGCGCCTCAAGGAGTCCCGGCTGGGACGGGCCTGGGTGGCCATGCGGGAGGACGAGATCGCCTGCGCGGCCATGGGCATCGACACCACCCTGACCAAGCTGGCGGCCTTCGGCCTGGGCGCCGCCTGGGCCGGCCTTGCCGGCGCCGTCTATGCCGCCCGCCAGGGCTTTGTCAATCCCGAATCCTTCACCTTCATCGAGTCGGCCACCATCCTGGCCATCGTCGTGCTGGGGGGCATGGGCTCCACCGCCGGCGTAACCTGCGCCGCCCTGGCCGTGGTCATCATCCCGGAGCTGGTGCGGGAGCTGGCCGGCTTCCGCATGCTCATCTTCGCCGCCGTGATGGTGGGGCTCATGATCGTCAAGCCCGAGGGCTTGCTGCCAGCCCGGCGCCGCATCTACGACCTCCATCCGGACGATCGCCGCAGCCTGGAGCAGGACCGCCAGAGCCTGGCCGAGGTGCACCGCCAATGA
- a CDS encoding ABC transporter ATP-binding protein, whose product MTAGGEDLVRVERLCKRFGGVVAASELSFAIPRGRITALIGPNGAGKTTVFNCLSGLYQPSGGEVWWLGSSARPRRLSGRKPHQVTRLGLARTFQNIRLFASMTALENVMVGQHVRSQAGILGAIFRPASVRQEEERIVRRAFACLSRVGLAHRAQELARTLPYGDQRRLEIARALATEPLLLLLDEPAAGLNPSETREMEALIRRLAGESGLTVLLIEHDMRLVMAISDTVLVMDRGQIIAAGPPREVAADPRVIAAYLGAAA is encoded by the coding sequence ATGACCGCCGGCGGCGAGGATCTGGTGCGGGTGGAGCGCCTGTGCAAGCGCTTCGGCGGCGTGGTGGCGGCAAGCGAGCTTTCCTTTGCCATCCCCCGGGGACGGATCACCGCCCTCATCGGTCCCAACGGCGCCGGCAAGACCACGGTCTTCAACTGCCTGTCCGGTCTCTACCAGCCCTCCGGCGGCGAGGTCTGGTGGCTGGGCTCTTCTGCTCGGCCCCGGCGGCTGTCCGGCCGGAAGCCCCACCAGGTGACCCGTCTGGGTCTTGCCCGCACCTTCCAGAACATCCGCCTCTTTGCCAGCATGACCGCCCTGGAGAACGTCATGGTCGGCCAGCATGTCCGCAGCCAGGCCGGCATCCTGGGGGCGATCTTCCGGCCGGCAAGCGTGCGGCAGGAGGAGGAGCGGATCGTCCGCCGGGCGTTTGCCTGCCTGTCCCGGGTGGGCCTGGCCCACCGGGCCCAGGAACTGGCCCGGACCCTGCCCTACGGTGATCAGCGGCGTCTGGAGATCGCCCGCGCCCTGGCCACCGAGCCCCTGCTCCTGCTGCTGGACGAGCCGGCGGCCGGACTCAATCCCAGCGAGACCCGGGAAATGGAGGCCCTGATCCGCCGGCTGGCCGGCGAATCCGGCCTCACCGTGCTGCTCATCGAGCATGACATGCGGCTGGTGATGGCCATCTCCGACACCGTGCTGGTCATGGACCGGGGTCAGATCATTGCCGCCGGTCCACCGCGGGAGGTGGCCGCCGACCCCCGGGTGATCGCCGCCTATCTGGGTGCGGCCGCATGA
- a CDS encoding ABC transporter ATP-binding protein, with protein MTASAPSQPLLQMEDVQAGHGHVQVLKGVSLSVAAGEIVALIGANGAGKSTTLMTICGQPAPRAGSIRFAGHLLNNLPPHTIAAMGIAQVPEGRRIFPRMSVAENLELGAYLRRDRPAIREDRQQIMALFPVLAERARQLAGTLSGGEQQMLAIGRALMARPRLLLLDEPSMGLAPLVIRQIFATVAAIHQQGTAILLVEQNAALALAIAHRAYCMETGRIVRSGSGAELLADPAVRAAYLGGVP; from the coding sequence ATGACCGCCAGCGCCCCGTCCCAGCCATTGCTCCAGATGGAGGACGTCCAGGCTGGCCACGGCCACGTCCAGGTCCTGAAGGGCGTCTCGCTGTCGGTGGCCGCGGGTGAGATCGTGGCCCTCATCGGCGCCAACGGGGCCGGCAAATCCACCACCCTCATGACCATCTGCGGCCAGCCGGCGCCCCGGGCCGGCAGCATCCGCTTCGCTGGCCACTTGCTCAACAACCTGCCCCCCCACACCATCGCCGCCATGGGCATCGCCCAGGTGCCCGAGGGCCGCCGCATCTTCCCCCGCATGAGCGTGGCGGAGAACCTGGAGCTGGGGGCCTATCTGCGGCGGGATCGGCCGGCCATCCGGGAGGATCGGCAGCAGATCATGGCCCTGTTCCCGGTGCTTGCGGAGCGGGCCCGGCAGCTGGCCGGCACCCTGTCCGGCGGCGAGCAGCAGATGCTGGCCATCGGCCGGGCGCTCATGGCCCGGCCCCGGCTTTTGCTCCTGGACGAGCCCTCCATGGGCCTGGCGCCCCTGGTCATCCGGCAGATCTTTGCCACAGTGGCCGCGATCCACCAGCAGGGCACAGCCATCCTGCTGGTGGAGCAGAACGCGGCCCTGGCCCTGGCAATCGCCCACCGGGCCTATTGCATGGAAACCGGCCGCATCGTCAGGAGCGGCAGCGGGGCGGAGCTGTTGGCCGATCCCGCCGTGCGGGCCGCCTATCTGGGAGGGGTGCCATGA
- the glp gene encoding gephyrin-like molybdotransferase Glp: MSNKEFLTGQPTRDMLGRAMNLTVAEAGERILASAPPAVAGRETVPLLAALGRVSAAAVTAPEDLPAHPRSTMDGFAVRAAETFGASEGLPAYLAVTGEVAMGVQPAAGPAPGACFTISTGGLLPPGTDAVLMLEHAVPVDAGLIEVTAPVAPGRHVMLPGEDVGRGQEVLPAGRRLRPQDLGLLAALGVTGLSVRAQPTVGILATGDELVPYEEAPGPGRIRDCNSVTLAALAAGLGAAVQRYGILPDEEERLLAALAQALAETDLVLFSGGSSVGSRDLGARIIDRLGPPGVLVHGVRMKPGKPVIFGLAAGKPVFGLPGHPVSAAVAFEVFVRPLILRLAGEEAPPRRPCLPARLMRHIRSAAGRRDYVRVALADEAGSGEVTAWPVLGQSGSLSTLVRADGWVVVPESREGIPAGEMVAVQLFA, translated from the coding sequence ATGTCCAACAAGGAATTCCTCACAGGACAACCGACCCGGGACATGCTGGGCCGGGCCATGAACCTGACCGTGGCCGAGGCCGGGGAGCGGATCCTTGCCTCGGCGCCCCCGGCCGTGGCCGGCCGGGAAACGGTGCCCCTGCTGGCGGCCCTGGGCCGGGTGAGCGCCGCCGCCGTGACCGCCCCCGAGGACCTGCCAGCCCATCCGCGCTCCACCATGGACGGGTTTGCGGTGCGGGCTGCGGAGACCTTCGGCGCCTCGGAGGGGCTGCCGGCCTATCTGGCGGTCACGGGCGAGGTGGCCATGGGCGTGCAGCCGGCGGCAGGACCGGCCCCCGGTGCCTGCTTCACGATCAGTACCGGCGGCCTGCTGCCCCCGGGCACCGATGCGGTGCTGATGCTGGAGCATGCGGTGCCGGTGGACGCGGGCCTCATCGAGGTCACGGCGCCGGTGGCCCCGGGCCGCCATGTCATGCTCCCGGGCGAGGATGTCGGCCGAGGCCAGGAGGTGCTGCCGGCCGGCCGCCGGCTGCGGCCCCAGGATCTGGGGCTCTTGGCTGCCCTGGGGGTCACCGGGCTTTCGGTCCGGGCGCAGCCTACGGTGGGGATTCTGGCCACCGGCGATGAGCTGGTGCCTTATGAAGAGGCGCCCGGACCAGGCCGGATCCGGGACTGCAATTCGGTCACCCTGGCCGCCCTGGCCGCTGGCCTGGGGGCGGCGGTGCAGCGGTACGGCATCCTCCCCGACGAGGAGGAGCGACTTCTGGCCGCCCTGGCCCAGGCCCTGGCCGAGACCGATCTGGTGCTCTTTTCCGGCGGCTCGTCGGTGGGCAGCCGGGACCTGGGGGCCAGGATCATCGACCGCCTGGGCCCGCCCGGGGTGCTGGTCCATGGCGTGCGCATGAAGCCGGGCAAGCCGGTGATCTTTGGCCTGGCGGCCGGCAAGCCGGTCTTCGGCCTGCCCGGCCACCCGGTCTCGGCCGCCGTGGCCTTCGAGGTCTTTGTCCGACCGCTCATCCTGCGGCTGGCCGGCGAGGAGGCCCCACCCCGGCGGCCCTGCCTGCCCGCCCGCCTGATGCGGCACATCCGCTCCGCCGCCGGCCGCCGGGACTATGTGCGGGTGGCCCTGGCCGACGAGGCCGGCAGCGGCGAGGTCACCGCCTGGCCGGTCCTGGGCCAGTCGGGCAGCCTCTCCACCCTGGTCCGGGCCGATGGCTGGGTAGTGGTCCCCGAGAGCCGGGAGGGCATCCCGGCCGGCGAGATGGTGGCCGTGCAGCTGTTCGCGTGA
- a CDS encoding molybdopterin biosynthesis protein, translating into MNRPNRFLDNQPLEEALRLWYEALGRHGALGPLPAETVPADQALGRVTAEAVFARQSAPFYHGAAMDGIAVRVRETVGASEASPVRLVEGRQFVAVNTGHPLPDGFDAVVMIEDVQPVGEDAVEIVAAATPWQHIRAIGEDIVATELVLPEGQRVRPVDLGALLATGCGEVAVRRQARVAILPTGSELVEPGAPVRPGNIIELNSRIIAGLVAEWGATPWRLPITPDDPARLRQAVACAAAEHDLVLVNAGASAGSEDHTARVLAELGEVVVHGVNIKPGKPVILATVAGKPVIGLPGYPVSTFLCLRLFVRGIIDLLHGCPSLPPERAFAVLSRPLASRLGVLELVRVKLGRVGDKLLATPSGRGAGAVMSLVQADGILAIPPGAEGIGAGETVEVELLRPQHEVENTLVMIGSHDNALDVIANLLHRQRPYCRLASAHVGSLGGIMAIRRGEAHCAGSHLLDEASGEFNVPYLERHLPGLPLVLVNLAFRQQGLLVRPGNPLGITGFADLVRPEVRFINRQRGAGTRLLTDLHLKRLAIEPAAVAGYQREEYTHMAVASAVATGAADTGLAIRAAAVALGLDFLPVAEERYDLIIPKAHLAEAKVQALLAILRESRELRQTLASLGGYDLRDCGRIVYEQ; encoded by the coding sequence ATGAATCGTCCGAACCGCTTTCTCGACAACCAGCCCCTGGAAGAGGCCTTGCGTCTCTGGTACGAGGCCCTGGGCCGCCACGGCGCCCTGGGGCCGCTGCCGGCCGAGACCGTGCCCGCCGACCAGGCCCTGGGCCGGGTGACGGCCGAGGCGGTCTTCGCCCGCCAGTCGGCGCCCTTCTACCATGGGGCCGCCATGGACGGCATCGCGGTGCGGGTGCGGGAGACGGTGGGCGCCAGCGAGGCTTCCCCGGTGCGGCTGGTGGAGGGCCGCCAGTTCGTGGCGGTGAACACCGGCCATCCGCTTCCCGACGGCTTCGATGCCGTGGTCATGATCGAGGATGTGCAGCCGGTGGGGGAAGATGCGGTGGAGATCGTGGCCGCCGCCACCCCCTGGCAGCACATCCGGGCCATTGGCGAGGATATCGTCGCCACCGAGCTGGTGCTGCCGGAGGGGCAAAGGGTGCGGCCGGTGGACCTGGGGGCCTTGCTGGCCACCGGCTGCGGCGAGGTCGCCGTACGGCGCCAGGCACGGGTAGCCATTCTGCCCACCGGCAGCGAGCTGGTGGAGCCGGGGGCGCCCGTACGCCCCGGCAACATCATCGAGCTCAACAGCCGCATCATCGCCGGCCTGGTTGCCGAGTGGGGCGCTACGCCCTGGCGGCTGCCCATCACCCCGGATGATCCGGCCCGCCTGCGGCAGGCGGTCGCCTGTGCTGCGGCCGAGCACGATCTCGTGCTGGTCAATGCCGGTGCTTCGGCCGGCAGCGAGGACCATACCGCCCGGGTCCTGGCCGAGCTGGGGGAGGTGGTGGTGCACGGCGTCAACATCAAGCCAGGCAAGCCGGTGATCCTGGCCACGGTGGCCGGCAAGCCGGTGATCGGCCTGCCCGGCTATCCGGTCTCCACCTTCCTGTGCCTGCGCCTCTTTGTCCGGGGGATCATCGACCTCCTGCACGGCTGCCCCAGCCTGCCGCCGGAACGGGCCTTCGCCGTCCTCTCCCGGCCCCTGGCCTCCCGGCTCGGGGTGCTGGAGCTGGTGCGGGTCAAGCTGGGCCGGGTCGGGGACAAGCTCCTCGCCACCCCGTCCGGCCGGGGCGCCGGGGCGGTCATGAGCCTGGTGCAGGCGGATGGCATCCTGGCCATTCCGCCGGGAGCCGAGGGGATCGGGGCTGGCGAGACGGTGGAGGTGGAGCTGTTGCGGCCCCAGCACGAGGTGGAAAACACCCTGGTCATGATCGGCAGCCACGACAACGCCCTCGATGTCATCGCCAACCTGCTCCACCGGCAAAGGCCTTACTGCCGTCTGGCCTCGGCCCATGTCGGCTCCCTGGGCGGCATCATGGCCATCCGCCGGGGCGAGGCCCACTGCGCCGGCAGCCACCTTTTGGACGAGGCCAGCGGCGAGTTCAATGTCCCCTATCTTGAGCGTCACCTGCCGGGCCTGCCCCTGGTGCTGGTCAACCTGGCCTTTCGCCAGCAGGGCCTCCTGGTCCGGCCCGGCAACCCCCTGGGCATCACCGGCTTTGCCGACCTGGTCCGGCCAGAGGTGCGCTTCATCAACCGCCAGCGGGGGGCCGGCACCCGCCTGTTGACCGACCTGCATCTGAAGCGCCTGGCCATCGAGCCGGCGGCCGTCGCCGGCTACCAGCGGGAGGAGTACACCCACATGGCGGTGGCCTCGGCAGTGGCCACCGGTGCCGCCGATACCGGTCTGGCCATCCGCGCTGCCGCCGTGGCCCTGGGGCTCGATTTTCTGCCGGTCGCCGAGGAGCGCTACGACCTCATCATCCCCAAGGCCCACCTGGCCGAGGCCAAGGTGCAGGCCCTGCTCGCCATCCTCCGGGAAAGCCGGGAGCTGCGGCAGACCCTGGCCAGCCTGGGCGGCTATGACCTCCGGGACTGCGGCCGCATCGTATACGAGCAGTAG